A window of Bacteroidota bacterium genomic DNA:
TCAACAGCATCAACGTTTTTGCCGAATGCATGGTAAAAATGATTGGTCTGAAAAAAGGCGGCGAGGGATCAACCACAGAAGGTGTGTCGCAGATAACAAACTTCTGGAAAGGAAAAGGCATTGATATCGATGGTTTTGATATGAAAGATGGGTGTGGTCTTGCGCGAAAAAATAAAGTGACCTGCAAACAGTTTTGTGCCATGCTTCGTGTTATAAAAAAGGATAAAATTTTTGATGCTTTTGAAAAATCGCTTCCTGAGGCTGGAAAATCAGGCGGTATTGCGGGGCTTTTTAAAGGATCCGTTGCCGAAAATAATCTTAAAGCGAAAACCGGCACTATGAACGGTATCAGGGCATATACCGGATATGTGAAGAACAAAGCCGGAACCGAGCTGGTTTTTTCTATAATGGTCAATAATTATACCTGTTCAGCCTACGAAATGAAACAGAAATTGGAGGATTTGATGATTCTAATCGCTCAAACTGACTGAGTCTTCCAAAGCCACACACGGCATAAATTAGTTCAAATATTAGTGTTTTTTTGATTGATAGTTTCAGATAATCAGATAGATACCTGATTGATGGGATTATTTTTCGATAAGTCTGACGCACATCAAATATCTTGCTAAATTAGCCCCCGTAAATATTGTTTTTTAAACCCATTATAAATCATACCGATATGCTTAATATTGACTGGAAATGCTTGCCATTTGGCTATTTCAAGACCGATTATAATGTTCGTTGCTACTTCAGGAACGGCGAATGGGGAAAACTTGAAATTTCTTCTTCGGAAACAATTAATGTACATATTGCCGCTACTGCCCTTCACTACGGGCAAGAAGCTTTTGAAGGGCTGAAAGCCTTCATGGGAAAAGATGGTAAAATCAGAGTGTTTCGATGGGAGGAAAATGCAAAACGCATGAATCGCAGTGCCGATGGCGTTATGATGCAGCGGATTCCTCAGGAACTTTTTTTCGAAGCCATGAGAACAGCTATTAATCTGAATAAAAGATTTATTCCTCCCTATGGAACTGGCTCTTCACTTTACATCAGGCCGCTCCTTATGGGAAGTGGCGCCAAAGTGGGCGTTCAGCCAGCTGATGAATATTTGTTCATGATTTTTGTTACCCCGGTTGGCCCGTATTTTAAAGAAGGATTTAACCCCGTTACTGCGCAGATAGTTCGCGATTATGACCGGGCTGCTCCTCACGGTACGGGAAATATTAAAGTAGGCGGAAACTACGCTGCCAGCCTTCGCGCTCTCGGCCGTGCTCACGATGAAGGTTTCTCTACAGCAATTTTTCTGGATTCAAAAGAGCATAAATCAATTGACGAAGCAGGTCCTGCAAACTTTTTCGGAATAAAAAACAATACCTACGTTACACCAAAATCTGACAGTATTCTGCCTTCCATAACCAATATGAGTTTGCCGATTTTAGCCGGCGAAATGGGCCTGAATGTTGAAAGACGGATTGTGCCTATCGAAGAGCTTGACGAATTTGAAGAAGTGGGAGCTTGCGGCACAGCGGCAGTTATTTCACCAATCAAAAAAATTGTAGACCGCGAAACGGGCAAGGTATATGAATATTGCAAAGATGGTCAGGCCGGTCCTGTTTCAACCAAATTGTATGAAAAATTACGGAGTATTCAGCTGGGCGACGAACCGGATAATTATGGCTGGGTAACTATTATTGAATAATCTTTAGAACTTGATTTTTTGGCGCAGGCTTCGGTCTGCGCCTTTTTTTTATCAGTAACTTTTATCGCTGATAAGCTTTCCTTTGCTGTATTCCTCTTCTAAGATGAGTTTTCCATCTTCACTATAATAATACCAGGTTCCTTCCTGCATGTAGTCGTTCATTGAGCGGTTCTGAACTTTGATTCCTTCTTCTTTTACTTTACCGCTCGGCCAGAACTCCTTGTGACTATACGTTCTGGTCTTTTTATCTGTCAATTCGAAAAGTATCTGGGGCTTTCCGTCAGGGTAATAGAATCGCATATACAGGTAGTACTCCATGTTGCCTGAAAATTCTTCGCAGAATTCAGTCTTCCCGTTGCGATAAAAATCTTCCCATTTTGTTGATTCCCCTGCAGTATAGGCCACACGCGATTTTAGTGCCCCGTCTTGATAGTAACACAGCAGTAATCCGCTGTTCATACCTTTGGCCTTAAAAACGCGCTCAATCTGCCCGTTTTCGTAGTAATTCGTAAAAACAGTCGTTACTTTTCCCAGGTCGTAATACCCTTTGTGCTTTATTTTTCCGTCAGGATAATAATCTTTGTAAAGCCCGGTATATTTCATTCCACGCGATATCAGCGTGGAATCGCCTCCCATGATGGCACAGTATTTATCGTAGTTGTATATTCCGTCATCAACCGTATCGTTGTCGGGTGTTATGGCGCTTTGCTCTGTTTTTAAACTTACAGTATCTATCTGTGAAAGCCCTGGCAATGCCGAAAATACAAACAGTGCAGCGAGTAGTTGGATGCGCATTGATTGCATGGTTTATGAGTGCTTAAAGTAATTTATATTGTATCAGAGTAAGCCGAAATTCTTTAACAGCGACTCCATTTCTTTTTGTAACGTAAAAGCTTCGGCTCTTGCTTTTTCAGCAAAATCAATATCTGCAGAAGCATATAAAATACTTCGGGAAGCGTTCACAATCAATCCGCAATGATTATTCATTCCATAACGCGCTGCGTCTTCAAGGTTTCCGCCCTGTGCACCCACTCCGGGAATCAACAGAAAATTATCGGGCACAATTCTGCGCACATCTTGCAGCATCGAAGCCTGTGTTGCACCTACAACATACATCATGTTCTCCGCATTGCCCCATTGACGGGATGTTTGAAGGACGTGCTCAAATAATTTAACCGTGCCTTCAGGAGCTTCTATTCGCTGTGACTGGAAATCAGCGGCGCCCGCATTCGAGGTCAGCGCAAGCAAGATAACCCATTTATTGATAAAATCAAGAAAAGGAGCCACGGAATCCTTGCCCATGTAAGGCGCAACGGTCACCGCATCAAAATCAAATCCGGAAGAAGATTTTTCGAAATAGGTTTTTGCGTACTGTGTCGAGGTATTCCCGATATCGCCCCGTTTGGCATCAGCAATAAGGAATAACTCACTGCGGAAGCCTTCCAGATAGTCCATGGTCTTTATCAGGCTCTGTATGCC
This region includes:
- the pyrF gene encoding orotidine-5'-phosphate decarboxylase, producing MTRKELFQLILRKKSFLCVGLDPDITKFPAHIRQADDAIFEFNKAIIDATRDLAIAYKPNLAFYESLGIKGIQSLIKTMDYLEGFRSELFLIADAKRGDIGNTSTQYAKTYFEKSSSGFDFDAVTVAPYMGKDSVAPFLDFINKWVILLALTSNAGAADFQSQRIEAPEGTVKLFEHVLQTSRQWGNAENMMYVVGATQASMLQDVRRIVPDNFLLIPGVGAQGGNLEDAARYGMNNHCGLIVNASRSILYASADIDFAEKARAEAFTLQKEMESLLKNFGLL
- a CDS encoding branched-chain amino acid aminotransferase, producing the protein MLNIDWKCLPFGYFKTDYNVRCYFRNGEWGKLEISSSETINVHIAATALHYGQEAFEGLKAFMGKDGKIRVFRWEENAKRMNRSADGVMMQRIPQELFFEAMRTAINLNKRFIPPYGTGSSLYIRPLLMGSGAKVGVQPADEYLFMIFVTPVGPYFKEGFNPVTAQIVRDYDRAAPHGTGNIKVGGNYAASLRALGRAHDEGFSTAIFLDSKEHKSIDEAGPANFFGIKNNTYVTPKSDSILPSITNMSLPILAGEMGLNVERRIVPIEELDEFEEVGACGTAAVISPIKKIVDRETGKVYEYCKDGQAGPVSTKLYEKLRSIQLGDEPDNYGWVTIIE